The following DNA comes from Nitrogeniibacter aestuarii.
TGACTACGCGGACCGGAATTTCGACGGACATGTGGAGCGGACCCGGCATCGTCCGCTCGCCAGGGGCGAGATCAGCACCAAGGAGGCCCTGATGCTGGCGGCGGGGCTGTCGCTGGCGGCCTTCGTGATGATTCTGCCGCTCCATTCACTGGTGATCTGGCTGTCGGTCCCCGCGCTTGTCCTGGCGGCCAGTTATCCGTTTACCAAACGTTTCCTTGCCATTCCTCAGGCCTATCTCGGAGTGGCGTTCGGATTCGGCATCCCCATGGCGTTCGCGGCCATTCAGTATTCAGTCCCTGCGGTGGCCTGGGTCATGCTGGCTGCCAACGTGTTCTGGGCGATCGCTTATGACACCGAGTACGCGATGGTGGACCGTCCGGATGATTTGAAGATCGGCATCAAGACGTCGGCGATCACCTTCGGGCGGTTCGACGTGGCAGCGGTGATGCTCTGTTACGCAGCGTTTCTGGGCTGCATGATCTGGGTGGGCGTGCACGAGCAGCTCGGCACCTTCTACTACATGGGGCTCGCGGCTGCCGCCGCGATGGCCGGCTACCATTTCACCCTGATTCGCGATCGTGATCGCGACCGCTGCTTCAAGGCGTTTCTCCACAACAACTGGCTGGGTGCCGTCGTTTTTGCCGGCATCGTACTCGATTATCTGATCACGCCCATGGGCTGATCCGGCGCGCTGGGCCGATGGATGACGTATCAAGAAAAACGCCACCGGCAAGGTGGCGTTTTTTCGTTTGGAGCGCTGCTTTCAGTGCGCCCGTCGGCGAAGCCGCCAGCCGAGCAGGCCCAGCCCGGCGAGCATCATCGCCCAGGTCTGAGCTTCGGGGACCGCGGTCACGGGTTGGACCTCCCAGCCGATGTCGGCGAGCAGCGCCCAGTCCAGATCGGTCATGTATTTTCGGGTGCCGCTGGTGATGGCGGGGGTCAGCGAGGGTTGTTGCAATGTACCCATGAAGCTGGAGCGCAGTGCGCTGGAGACGTGCCCATCGTCGGCCAGCGGGACAGCGCCGCCATTGATGAGGCTGGCGTTTGCACCGGTGAAGGTGTTGCCGCTGATCAGGTTGTCCCAGGCATCGGAGGTGCCGATGCCCAGAACGTGGGCGACCTCATGCACGGCCACCGAATAGAAGTCGTTGCCGGCAAATGATTCAACCGTACTGACGTCGGTATCCAGGTACCAGTTGCTGTTCGCATTGAAGACAATGGAGCCGGTCACCGGGGCGTAGTCCACGTCGGGCGAAGCACTTTGCCCACGGTTGTCGAGCAAACTGATGAACGCGCTGCTCCCGCCGGCGCTGTATCCCGAGCCGCCGAAACCGAGGGTGTCAGGATCGAGCGTGCGGGCGCCAAGGTAGATGATCACCGTGTCTTCGGGCACCGATATCGGGTCGGTCACCAGGCTGCCGTCGGTGGCGACCGTCCCGATGCCGGCCTGGTAACGGTTGCCTCCGGTGCTGTTGATTGCTGCCAGGCTGTCCGTCAGCCGGCTGCCGAATTCGTCGGCAACCGTGTTGAGAATGCCGCGGTGTTGCGTGGTGAAGAACCCGTTGCTGTCGTAGGTGTAGTCGAACTGCACGGTGATGGCTTGTGCGGATCCGGCAGCAAGGGCCAGGGTGGCGCAAAACAGCATTTTCTTCATGGGGTTCACTGGTTCGTATCCTGAAAGGCAGGCTGATGATGACATAGCCGCATGACGTCTGGAAGGCGTTGATCGTACCCGGATGTGTCAGCGCACGGGAAAGTGGGCGTTCATGGTGTCGAGCAGCGTGATCAGCATCTGCTCGAGAATGGGCTGCTCATCCTTGGCAATGTCGAGCATGCCGCCACGGCAGGCGGTTTCGATTTCCTGTGCGACATGAGCCGTGGCGTGGGCGCTGATCAACTGGACGGTGCTCTTCAGGCTGTGTGCGGCCAGCGCCGCAGCGTCAGCATTGTCGCGGGCCAGGGCATCGCTGAGCTGGTTGAAATGCTGTGCGGCTTCGCGACGTACATCGGTCACGACCTGAGCGATCAACTCCTCGTCGTTGAGCAAGCGGTCCCGCATCTGGTCAAGATCAATGGCCGGGAGTTGTTCTGCCTTTCTGCTGATGGCGGACCGTGTCTTCGCTCTGGCGGCCGGCTTCTGATCGTCGAGGGCATGAATCCAGCGGTTGAGGATGGCTGCGAGTGCCTCCTGCTGCAGTGGCTTTTCGAGCACGCCGTTCATGCCGGCCTGTTCGCAGGCGGCGACCCGGTCGGAATGAATGTCGCCGGTGAACGCCACGATCGGTACGTTCCGAATGTCCGTGCCGGCAGCCCCCGCGCGGATCTGCTCGGTGGTGCTGAGCCCGTCAAGCTCGGGGAGCTGCGTGTCCATCAGCACAAGCGCGATATCCGGGTGCGTCCGCAGGGTTTCAATGGCTGCGAGCCCGCTGGCGGCCATCATGGCGGTGTGCCCCAGACGAGCCAGGTGTTCGCCCGCCACGCGTTGATTCACGGGCAGATCGTCGACCACCAGCACCTTGGCGCCACCGCCAGGCGCCGGTGGCGACGCCGGGCGCTCGTCCGCAGGGGGCGGTGCGACCAGCCCCATGCGGGTCAGGCAACGCAACAGATGGCTGCGGCGGGCCGGTTTGGTCAGCTTCAACTGGCAGGGCAGGGCATGACCGGCGCGTGCCGGGGCGACACAGACGAGCCGTTCCGTGGGGATGCTCAGTTGCCGGATGCAGTTGTCGGCGTCGGGGGGGAGGCCGGGCAGACTCTCGAGCACAAAGGCGGCCTTGGCAGACGGTGCTGCTTCGATGAGTCCGTTCCAGTCTTCGCATTCGACCACCTTGAAGCCCCAGCGACGCAAGGGGCCCGTGATCTGCCCGCGGGCCGTCTGGAAGGGCTCCGCAACCAGGATTGTTGCGGGCTCCTGGGGGGTGACTGTGGCGGCGGCCGGCACGGGTTGAACCGGAATGCGCACCCAGAACGTCGACCCCACCCCTTGAACGCTGTTGACGCCGATCGCGCCGCCCATGAGTTCGATCAGGCGCTTGCAAATGGACAGGCCGAGCCCGGTACCGCCGAATCGGCGATTGACCGACGAGTCAGCCTGCATGAAGGGCTGGAAAAGCTGTTGTTGCACATGGGGCGCGATGCCTATGCCGGTATCCGTGATGTAGACCCGCAGGTGAGCCGTGTCGCCGCTCCCCTGATGCTGTACTTCAAAGCGCATGGACACGCAGCCTTCGTCCGTGAACTTGATGGCGTTGCCGACCAGGTTCGTCAGCACCTGACGGAAGCGCAGCACGTCGCCGAGCACGAATTCAGGCACGTTGGGCGCGGCCTCCCAGGCCAGTTCGAGGCCTTTGCCCGAGGCCGACATCAGTGCCACTTCGATGACATCTTCGGCGACATCGAACAGCGAGAAGGGCGCAGACTCCAGACGCATTTCGCCGGCATCGACCCTGGAGAAGTCGAGGATGTCGTTGACCGTCGCGAGCAGCGCGTTGGCACTGCGATGGGCAATGGCGAGGAATTCGCGTTGTTCCTCATCCATGGGCGAGTCTTCGAGCAACTGGATCATGCCCAGCACGCCATTGAGCGGCGTACGGATCTCATGGCTCATGTTGGCCACGAACAGGCTTTTGGTGCGCACCGCGCCTTCGGCCGCTTCCTTGGCGGTGCGCAGCGACATCTCGGCCGCCTTGCGTTCGCTGATGTCTGAAAGCACGCCGGCCATGCGGGTCGGTCGACCGTTTTCGTCGCGCTCGATGATGTGTCCGCGATCGAGCACCCAGATGATCTGTCCGTCACGACGGCGCATGCGGTGCTCGATGCGATAAGGCTGGTTCTGGTTGAGGCAGGCTTCAATTGCAGCGTGGATGCGCTGCTTTTCCTCGTCGAGCAGGCAGGATTCGAAGTCCTCCAGGGTGCCCTTGAGGTGCGACGGATCGTAGGCGAGGATCTCGTGCCACTGGTCGTTGTGACGCAACTCATTCGTGGTGATGTTCCAGTCCCAGAATCCCTCACCCGCTTTGGAAATGATGCTGTCGAGCTCACGCTCGCGCTTCTCGGCCAGATGACGGTCGGTGATGTCGCGCGCCACGACCAGGATGTGCCGCTCGCCATTCGGCCCGGTGAGCGGTTTCTTGATCGACAGGAAATGGCGCTCTTCGCCCGAATCCACCTCCGTGGATGATTCCGCGACGATCTGGGTCTCGCCCCTGCGCATGATCTCGCGAATGTTTTTCGTATACGCCTCGACCTGCGCTGTATTGGGGTTGAAGTCCGCATCCGTCTTGCCGGGCAGCGCAGCCGTTGTCGTGCCATAGAAATCGGCTAGCCGCTGATTGCCGAGCACGAACCGGCCGTCCCAATTCTTGACCATGATGATGTCGGGACTTTCATCAACAATGGTCCGCAGCAAGCTGCGGGTGGCGCGCAGGGCTTGGGCGGCCTCGCGCTGCTTGCTTTCGAAGTCAAGCAGATACCGCACCCCGAAGAATAGGATGACCGCCAGCAAGCCGACGGCCAGGTAGGCGAGCATCTGAGCGTTGCCTTCGGCATGCTGGGTGCTTGCCGTGGCGAGCAGAAACAAGGCGACGCAGCCCAGAATGGCAATCACCCAAGCCGTCGAGATCTGCGGCGCTGGCGGCTCGTGTTCGTCATCGCGTGACGACGACGGGGTGTCCTGGTTCATTGAAGAGGTCAAGGGGCGTTCGTCATTGCCGCTC
Coding sequences within:
- a CDS encoding hybrid sensor histidine kinase/response regulator, which codes for MNQDTPSSSRDDEHEPPAPQISTAWVIAILGCVALFLLATASTQHAEGNAQMLAYLAVGLLAVILFFGVRYLLDFESKQREAAQALRATRSLLRTIVDESPDIIMVKNWDGRFVLGNQRLADFYGTTTAALPGKTDADFNPNTAQVEAYTKNIREIMRRGETQIVAESSTEVDSGEERHFLSIKKPLTGPNGERHILVVARDITDRHLAEKRERELDSIISKAGEGFWDWNITTNELRHNDQWHEILAYDPSHLKGTLEDFESCLLDEEKQRIHAAIEACLNQNQPYRIEHRMRRRDGQIIWVLDRGHIIERDENGRPTRMAGVLSDISERKAAEMSLRTAKEAAEGAVRTKSLFVANMSHEIRTPLNGVLGMIQLLEDSPMDEEQREFLAIAHRSANALLATVNDILDFSRVDAGEMRLESAPFSLFDVAEDVIEVALMSASGKGLELAWEAAPNVPEFVLGDVLRFRQVLTNLVGNAIKFTDEGCVSMRFEVQHQGSGDTAHLRVYITDTGIGIAPHVQQQLFQPFMQADSSVNRRFGGTGLGLSICKRLIELMGGAIGVNSVQGVGSTFWVRIPVQPVPAAATVTPQEPATILVAEPFQTARGQITGPLRRWGFKVVECEDWNGLIEAAPSAKAAFVLESLPGLPPDADNCIRQLSIPTERLVCVAPARAGHALPCQLKLTKPARRSHLLRCLTRMGLVAPPPADERPASPPAPGGGAKVLVVDDLPVNQRVAGEHLARLGHTAMMAASGLAAIETLRTHPDIALVLMDTQLPELDGLSTTEQIRAGAAGTDIRNVPIVAFTGDIHSDRVAACEQAGMNGVLEKPLQQEALAAILNRWIHALDDQKPAARAKTRSAISRKAEQLPAIDLDQMRDRLLNDEELIAQVVTDVRREAAQHFNQLSDALARDNADAAALAAHSLKSTVQLISAHATAHVAQEIETACRGGMLDIAKDEQPILEQMLITLLDTMNAHFPVR
- the ubiA gene encoding 4-hydroxybenzoate octaprenyltransferase, with the protein product MTLIERLRIYERLMRLDKPIGILLLLWPTLWGIWIAGMGKPPIFVLWIFVMGTVLMRSAGCVINDYADRNFDGHVERTRHRPLARGEISTKEALMLAAGLSLAAFVMILPLHSLVIWLSVPALVLAASYPFTKRFLAIPQAYLGVAFGFGIPMAFAAIQYSVPAVAWVMLAANVFWAIAYDTEYAMVDRPDDLKIGIKTSAITFGRFDVAAVMLCYAAFLGCMIWVGVHEQLGTFYYMGLAAAAAMAGYHFTLIRDRDRDRCFKAFLHNNWLGAVVFAGIVLDYLITPMG
- a CDS encoding PEP-CTERM sorting domain-containing protein → MKKMLFCATLALAAGSAQAITVQFDYTYDSNGFFTTQHRGILNTVADEFGSRLTDSLAAINSTGGNRYQAGIGTVATDGSLVTDPISVPEDTVIIYLGARTLDPDTLGFGGSGYSAGGSSAFISLLDNRGQSASPDVDYAPVTGSIVFNANSNWYLDTDVSTVESFAGNDFYSVAVHEVAHVLGIGTSDAWDNLISGNTFTGANASLINGGAVPLADDGHVSSALRSSFMGTLQQPSLTPAITSGTRKYMTDLDWALLADIGWEVQPVTAVPEAQTWAMMLAGLGLLGWRLRRRAH